In Dromaius novaehollandiae isolate bDroNov1 chromosome 4, bDroNov1.hap1, whole genome shotgun sequence, a single genomic region encodes these proteins:
- the MFSD10 gene encoding major facilitator superfamily domain-containing protein 10 isoform X1, translating to MALREGENSSSSINGKQEQSSNRVITIVFLALLIDLLGFALILPLFPSILDYYSKTEDGFYLSLQHGVDWFAAMVGMPPERKYNSVLFGGLIGSVFSILQFFSSPLTGAMSDCLGRRPVILMTVMGLIASYALWAASRTFGIFLLSRIIGGISKGNVSLSTAIIADLHSPKARSKGMAMIGVAFSLGFTLGPMIGAYLAMEAEKGEVFFLRSALLALMFAVADLIFIFFLLPETLPKEKRVSSVTSGFQATVDLLSPLALFQFSAVTRGKDSPSEKNLWNLKILGLAYFLYLFLFSGLEYTLSFLTHQRFQFSSMQQGKMFFFIGITMAVIQGGYARRIKPGNEIRAVKRAIMLLIPAFLLIGWAANVTMLSAGLLLYSFAAAIVIPCLSAVVSGYGAASQKGRVMGILRSLGALARALGPILSATVYWLAGAEICFTICGAFFLIPFILLCSVKQQPKEE from the exons ATGGCCCtaagagaaggagaaaacagcagcagctctaTCAATGGCAAGCAAGAACAGAGCAGCAATCGTGTTATTACAATTGTCTTCCTGGCACTCCTCATTGACTTGTTGGGATTCGCTCTCATCTTGCCACTGTTTCCTTCCATCCTTGATTATTATAGCAAGACTGAG GATGGATTCTATTTGTCATTGCAACATGGTGTGGATTGGTTTGCAGCGATGGTTGGGATGCCTCCAGAGCGGAAATACAACAGTGTCTTGTTCGGAG gtcTGATTGGCTCAGTCTTTTCCATCCTGCAGTTTTTCTCCTCTCCACTCACTGGTGCTATGTCAGACTGCTTGGGGAGAAGGCCTGTCATATTGATGACAGTG ATGGGTTTAATAGCATCGTATGCACTGTGGGCTGCCTCTAGGACTTTcggcatttttcttctctccaggatCATAGGTGGAATAAGCAAAGGGAATGTCAGCCTTTCCACAGCTATAATTGCTGACCTGCACTCTccaaaggcacggagcaagggcATG GCAATGATTGGTGTTGCTTTCTCCCTTGGTTTTACCCTGGGTCCCATGATTGGAGCTTACCTTGCCATGGAGGCAGAGAAAGGTGAAGTCTTCTTCCTTCGTTCAGCGTTGTTAGCACTCATGTTTGCTGTGGCTGATTTAATTTTCATCTTCTTCCTGCTTCCGGAGACACTCCCCAAAGAAAAACGG GTCTCCTCTGTGACGTCCGGATTTCAGGCTACAGTTGACTTGCTTAGTCCTTTGGCTTTATTTCAGTTCTCTGCAGTTACCCGAGGAAAGGATTCCCCTTCAGAAAAGA acctTTGGAATCTCAAAATCCTGGGCCTGGCTTATTTCCTGTacctcttcctgttttctggtcTGGAGTATACATTGAGTTTTCTAACTCACCAGAGATTCCAGTTCAGCAG TATGCAGCAGGGcaagatgtttttctttattgGAATAACAATGGCTGTGATCCAGGGAGGCTATGCTCGCCGAATCAAGCCAGGAAATGAAATCAGAGCTGTAAAaagg GCCATAATGTTGCTGATTCCAGCTTTCTTGTTAATTGGATGGGCTGCAAATGTGACCATGCTGAGTGCTGGACTGTTGCTGTACTCTTTTG CTGCTGCCATTGTTATCCCGTGTTTGTCAGCAGTGGTGTCAGGCTATG gtgctgccagccagaaaggaAGAGTCATGGGTATTCTGAGGAGCCTGGGGGCCCTTGCCAGGGCCCTGGGACCCATCCTGTCAGCAACAG
- the MFSD10 gene encoding major facilitator superfamily domain-containing protein 10 isoform X2 — protein MALREGENSSSSINGKQEQSSNRVITIVFLALLIDLLGFALILPLFPSILDYYSKTEDGFYLSLQHGVDWFAAMVGMPPERKYNSVLFGGLIGSVFSILQFFSSPLTGAMSDCLGRRPVILMTVMGLIASYALWAASRTFGIFLLSRIIGGISKGNVSLSTAIIADLHSPKARSKGMAMIGVAFSLGFTLGPMIGAYLAMEAEKGEVFFLRSALLALMFAVADLIFIFFLLPETLPKEKRVSSVTSGFQATVDLLSPLALFQFSAVTRGKDSPSEKNLWNLKILGLAYFLYLFLFSGLEYTLSFLTHQRFQFSSMQQGKMFFFIGITMAVIQGGYARRIKPGNEIRAVKRAIMLLIPAFLLIGWAANVTMLSAGLLLYSFAAAIVIPCLSAVVSGYGAASQKGRVMGILRSLGALARALGPILSATGIRFLRA, from the exons ATGGCCCtaagagaaggagaaaacagcagcagctctaTCAATGGCAAGCAAGAACAGAGCAGCAATCGTGTTATTACAATTGTCTTCCTGGCACTCCTCATTGACTTGTTGGGATTCGCTCTCATCTTGCCACTGTTTCCTTCCATCCTTGATTATTATAGCAAGACTGAG GATGGATTCTATTTGTCATTGCAACATGGTGTGGATTGGTTTGCAGCGATGGTTGGGATGCCTCCAGAGCGGAAATACAACAGTGTCTTGTTCGGAG gtcTGATTGGCTCAGTCTTTTCCATCCTGCAGTTTTTCTCCTCTCCACTCACTGGTGCTATGTCAGACTGCTTGGGGAGAAGGCCTGTCATATTGATGACAGTG ATGGGTTTAATAGCATCGTATGCACTGTGGGCTGCCTCTAGGACTTTcggcatttttcttctctccaggatCATAGGTGGAATAAGCAAAGGGAATGTCAGCCTTTCCACAGCTATAATTGCTGACCTGCACTCTccaaaggcacggagcaagggcATG GCAATGATTGGTGTTGCTTTCTCCCTTGGTTTTACCCTGGGTCCCATGATTGGAGCTTACCTTGCCATGGAGGCAGAGAAAGGTGAAGTCTTCTTCCTTCGTTCAGCGTTGTTAGCACTCATGTTTGCTGTGGCTGATTTAATTTTCATCTTCTTCCTGCTTCCGGAGACACTCCCCAAAGAAAAACGG GTCTCCTCTGTGACGTCCGGATTTCAGGCTACAGTTGACTTGCTTAGTCCTTTGGCTTTATTTCAGTTCTCTGCAGTTACCCGAGGAAAGGATTCCCCTTCAGAAAAGA acctTTGGAATCTCAAAATCCTGGGCCTGGCTTATTTCCTGTacctcttcctgttttctggtcTGGAGTATACATTGAGTTTTCTAACTCACCAGAGATTCCAGTTCAGCAG TATGCAGCAGGGcaagatgtttttctttattgGAATAACAATGGCTGTGATCCAGGGAGGCTATGCTCGCCGAATCAAGCCAGGAAATGAAATCAGAGCTGTAAAaagg GCCATAATGTTGCTGATTCCAGCTTTCTTGTTAATTGGATGGGCTGCAAATGTGACCATGCTGAGTGCTGGACTGTTGCTGTACTCTTTTG CTGCTGCCATTGTTATCCCGTGTTTGTCAGCAGTGGTGTCAGGCTATG gtgctgccagccagaaaggaAGAGTCATGGGTATTCTGAGGAGCCTGGGGGCCCTTGCCAGGGCCCTGGGACCCATCCTGTCAGCAACAG GCATTAGATTCCTGCGTGCTTAA